Proteins encoded together in one Pontiella desulfatans window:
- a CDS encoding ATP-binding protein has translation MLKLILFWNGEANNHSSEIRTITPVYLAPVLILIIMQECGVFIHYGVSVMTNAENSNETNAGFVDLSPSPSSLIESLRDIGYSLETAVADVIDNSITALSTSIDVRFSWNDSTPWLAIIDDGHGMNGAELISAMRFGSMSPLLTRSKNDLGRFGLGLKTASFSQCRCLTVLSKKQGEISCCQWDLDSILKSEDNKWLLRILATEELKQFDLLNSLSSKYLDSYDSGTIVLWNAIDRIDAGADLEIKESKFNEVLCSVRSHLELVFHRFISPDSGQSKVQFRFNNDELEAFDPFNSFKSTERPCADFKCEGQNIHVQPYVLPRFSRVSKSEWKKYEGQLGYLS, from the coding sequence GTGCTGAAATTGATTTTGTTTTGGAACGGCGAGGCAAATAATCATTCATCTGAAATCCGTACAATTACTCCGGTTTATCTTGCTCCGGTCTTAATCCTAATTATCATGCAAGAGTGTGGTGTTTTTATTCATTATGGGGTGAGTGTTATGACAAATGCGGAGAATTCTAACGAGACCAACGCTGGTTTTGTCGATCTATCCCCCTCACCATCTTCATTAATAGAGTCTCTTCGGGATATCGGATATTCTCTTGAAACGGCCGTTGCTGACGTAATCGATAACAGTATTACCGCTCTCTCAACTTCCATTGATGTGCGCTTTTCCTGGAACGACAGCACTCCCTGGCTCGCCATAATTGATGACGGGCATGGCATGAATGGTGCCGAATTAATTTCAGCAATGCGCTTTGGGTCAATGAGTCCACTACTTACCCGCTCTAAAAATGATCTCGGTCGCTTCGGACTTGGACTAAAAACCGCATCTTTCTCCCAATGTCGTTGCTTGACGGTTTTAAGCAAAAAACAGGGAGAGATCAGCTGCTGCCAGTGGGATTTGGACTCAATCCTGAAGTCAGAAGATAATAAATGGTTACTTCGGATTTTGGCAACAGAGGAGCTTAAGCAGTTTGATTTATTGAATAGTCTGTCATCCAAATACCTGGATTCCTACGATTCTGGAACCATTGTTCTATGGAATGCGATAGATCGTATAGATGCTGGAGCTGACCTTGAAATTAAGGAATCAAAATTCAACGAAGTATTATGCTCAGTTCGGTCACACCTAGAACTTGTCTTCCACCGTTTCATTTCACCGGATTCAGGGCAATCTAAGGTGCAATTCCGATTTAACAATGATGAGCTGGAGGCATTTGATCCTTTTAATTCATTTAAATCAACCGAGAGACCCTGCGCTGACTTTAAATGTGAAGGGCAAAATATCCATGTTCAACCATATGTACTTCCTCGCTTCAGCAGAGTCAGTAAATCTGAGTGGAAGAAATACGAGGGTCAACTCGGCTACCTTTCTTAG
- a CDS encoding tetratricopeptide repeat protein, with product MKKKAMAFERGGEPLKAAQIYEQIALDDASSRKVLAIRLVKIYASEGQKDNALKWAKSVIEDHPDPQAYMAGVYAMLGECSKAINILEKEIAKTKDPDRTLTLYWQLANVHEQNNDPEKTEKALSAAVFAAKGTRLEATAQRQLDRFRNKKAE from the coding sequence TTGAAAAAGAAAGCCATGGCGTTCGAACGGGGCGGCGAGCCGCTCAAGGCGGCACAGATCTATGAACAGATCGCGCTGGACGACGCGTCTTCCCGGAAGGTTTTGGCAATCCGCCTGGTGAAAATCTATGCGTCCGAGGGCCAAAAAGACAATGCCTTGAAGTGGGCGAAATCCGTCATTGAGGATCACCCCGATCCGCAGGCCTATATGGCCGGCGTCTACGCCATGCTTGGCGAATGCTCCAAGGCCATCAACATCCTGGAAAAGGAGATCGCCAAGACAAAGGATCCCGACCGAACCCTTACTCTGTATTGGCAACTGGCAAACGTTCACGAACAGAACAATGACCCCGAGAAAACAGAGAAGGCACTCTCAGCGGCCGTGTTCGCCGCAAAAGGCACCCGCCTCGAAGCAACGGCCCAACGGCAACTGGATCGCTTCAGAAACAAGAAGGCCGAATAG
- a CDS encoding 3-keto-disaccharide hydrolase: protein MNWKPKLGVLAGCAGVLLNAVATPEGFVPLFNGKDLSGWWGLKTEDPAQWMALPPEKLAEKKAASLADIQAHWRVEDGVLVNDGKGLYLTTEKNYADFELMLDYKTAALGDSGIYLRGIPQVQIWDSTEESKFNLGADKGSGGLWNNPKGTRGKDPLVLADKPFGEWNSLRILMVGEYVTVHLNGQLVVDHARLHNYFNNKKTVPLPIPRSGPIQLQTHGREISWRNLAIREIGGTEANAILAAKAWQDGGPVEKWIGDADNYTFNGGEIQCKKGKGGTVYSEKEYADFAVRFEFKLPPRGNNGLAIRFPGEGNPAYHGMTELQVLDNTAECYAKLDARQYHGSAYGMVAAHRGYLRPVGEWNFQTVEVVGSAIKVELNGTRILDADLSTVTEFKSNSKHPGKDLERGHFGFAGHSDPVVFRNILIKELNHE from the coding sequence ATGAATTGGAAACCAAAACTAGGTGTGTTGGCCGGGTGCGCGGGGGTTCTTTTGAATGCCGTTGCCACTCCGGAAGGATTTGTTCCGCTTTTCAATGGCAAGGATTTGTCGGGATGGTGGGGGCTGAAAACCGAGGATCCTGCGCAATGGATGGCGCTTCCGCCGGAAAAGCTGGCGGAGAAAAAGGCGGCGAGCCTCGCGGATATCCAGGCCCATTGGCGTGTTGAGGATGGCGTGCTGGTCAACGATGGCAAAGGGCTCTACCTGACGACCGAAAAGAACTACGCGGATTTCGAGCTGATGCTGGACTATAAAACCGCGGCGCTGGGCGACAGCGGGATCTATCTGCGCGGCATTCCGCAGGTGCAGATCTGGGACTCGACCGAGGAAAGCAAATTCAACCTAGGCGCCGACAAGGGGTCGGGCGGGTTGTGGAACAATCCCAAAGGCACCAGGGGCAAGGACCCGCTCGTTCTCGCCGACAAGCCCTTTGGCGAGTGGAACTCGCTTCGCATCCTGATGGTCGGCGAATATGTGACGGTGCATCTCAACGGGCAGCTGGTGGTCGACCACGCCCGCCTGCACAACTATTTCAACAACAAGAAAACCGTTCCGTTGCCGATTCCTCGCTCCGGCCCGATCCAGCTGCAGACGCACGGCCGGGAAATCAGCTGGCGCAACCTGGCCATCCGCGAAATCGGCGGCACCGAAGCGAATGCCATCCTGGCGGCCAAGGCTTGGCAGGATGGCGGCCCGGTTGAAAAATGGATCGGCGATGCCGACAACTATACCTTCAACGGCGGCGAGATCCAGTGCAAGAAGGGCAAGGGCGGGACGGTCTACAGCGAAAAGGAATATGCCGACTTTGCAGTCCGTTTCGAGTTCAAGCTTCCGCCGCGCGGAAACAACGGGCTTGCCATCCGCTTTCCGGGCGAGGGCAATCCCGCCTACCATGGCATGACGGAACTGCAGGTGCTCGACAACACCGCCGAGTGCTATGCCAAGCTCGATGCCCGCCAGTACCACGGCTCGGCCTATGGCATGGTCGCCGCGCACCGCGGCTACCTGCGCCCGGTCGGCGAATGGAATTTCCAGACCGTGGAAGTGGTCGGTTCCGCCATCAAGGTCGAGCTTAACGGGACACGGATTCTGGATGCCGACCTCTCGACGGTGACCGAGTTCAAATCCAACAGCAAGCATCCCGGCAAGGATCTAGAACGTGGCCATTTCGGTTTTGCCGGACACAGCGATCCGGTCGTTTTTCGCAACATTTTAATCAAGGAGCTCAACCATGAATAA
- a CDS encoding site-specific integrase, whose product MQVKIRNVQQRGNSFFFRLSIPKELQVHYNGQKEIYKTLEAFDSFCAVSKASELRARYKEEFRFLKNGGSLQPEFSAPATIAQPLPHADPLAPLLSEVLEELLTARPCKHKTVLDRKSSVRLLTDWHGDLPITQYTRKMFLDFRDIGLRKLPPNFYKLDKFEGLSIHAIAKKQHRNTMQPATVNHKLGHIGTVFNYAVKHGYLSRNPLVDLVLPLEKLPSKERDSYSTDQLQRLIDTMADLTASGKVKRHQYFWVTMSCLYSGARLNEIAQLTLDDITTVDGIPCFNITSEGELAKSLKNRSSCRVIPIHPTLIDLGFMRYYEERLSRTTRYSPASRTRLWHNIYGDKDGNTGRGVSRWFNDTARPKFLTNEEHEDHKAKRKSYCFHSLRHTFISQAQNQARMNPRIEMRLTGHSDAFISEEHARYGKDMHPKIMLEELEKLDFGLDLSGIRGRY is encoded by the coding sequence ATGCAGGTCAAAATACGTAACGTTCAACAGCGGGGAAACTCGTTTTTCTTCCGTCTGAGCATCCCGAAAGAGCTTCAGGTCCACTATAACGGGCAGAAGGAAATCTACAAAACGCTGGAAGCATTCGATTCATTCTGTGCCGTCTCAAAGGCCAGTGAATTGCGGGCAAGATATAAAGAAGAGTTCCGCTTCCTGAAAAACGGAGGCTCGCTTCAACCGGAATTCTCGGCACCAGCAACCATAGCCCAACCCCTTCCTCACGCAGACCCTCTTGCCCCTCTTCTTTCTGAAGTGCTTGAAGAATTGCTGACCGCAAGGCCATGCAAACACAAAACCGTACTGGACCGGAAATCATCCGTCCGTCTGCTGACGGACTGGCATGGCGATCTACCGATCACTCAGTACACACGAAAGATGTTTCTGGATTTCCGTGATATAGGATTGCGCAAACTCCCTCCCAACTTCTACAAGCTCGACAAATTCGAGGGGTTATCCATACATGCGATAGCAAAAAAACAACATCGCAACACGATGCAACCGGCAACCGTAAACCACAAACTCGGCCACATCGGAACTGTTTTCAACTATGCTGTCAAACATGGCTACTTAAGCCGGAATCCCTTGGTTGACCTCGTACTCCCACTGGAAAAACTCCCAAGCAAAGAGCGGGACAGTTATTCAACAGACCAGCTCCAGCGGCTCATCGACACGATGGCCGACCTGACAGCATCGGGGAAAGTTAAACGGCACCAATACTTCTGGGTGACGATGTCGTGCCTGTATTCCGGAGCCAGATTAAATGAAATAGCACAGCTTACGCTCGATGACATCACAACCGTGGACGGCATCCCATGCTTTAACATAACCAGCGAAGGCGAATTGGCTAAGAGCCTCAAGAATCGCAGCTCGTGTAGAGTCATACCCATCCACCCCACTCTGATCGACCTTGGCTTCATGCGCTATTACGAGGAACGGCTCTCTCGCACAACCCGTTATTCCCCAGCTAGCAGAACCAGGCTATGGCACAATATATATGGTGACAAGGATGGAAACACAGGCCGGGGTGTCAGCCGCTGGTTCAACGACACGGCCCGTCCCAAATTCCTCACGAACGAAGAGCACGAAGACCACAAGGCCAAGCGGAAAAGTTACTGCTTCCATTCATTGCGCCACACGTTCATCAGTCAGGCACAGAACCAAGCTCGGATGAACCCTCGCATTGAAATGCGTCTAACAGGCCATTCCGATGCATTCATCAGCGAGGAACACGCCAGATACGGTAAAGACATGCATCCGAAAATCATGCTGGAGGAACTGGAGAAACTGGATTTTGGTTTGGATTTATCGGGGATACGGGGTCGATACTGA
- the serC gene encoding 3-phosphoserine/phosphohydroxythreonine transaminase, producing the protein MRAYNFSAGPAILPEEVLKEAAAELVDYQGTGMSIMEMSHRGKDYSAVHDECIANIKELLNIPEGYSVLFMTGGASTQFPLIPMNLLGEGETADYTNSGAWAKKAIQEAQMLGNVNIAADCGKEIPTRVPTIDELQLTDGAAYLHITSNETISGAQWKEFPEHDCLIADMSSDILSRPLDVSKFGLIYAGAQKNLGPAGITLVIIKDELAEKCPDTVPTIFRYKTHIENNSLYNTVPTFPVYMLCLVTRWLKAQGGLEGMQKINEAKAAKLYDLFDSSDFYNGTAVKEFRSTMNVTWRLPTEELEAEFIAEAAKQNLKTLKGHRSVGGIRASIYNAFPTEGIDALIAFMKEFEAKHS; encoded by the coding sequence ATGAGAGCATATAACTTTTCCGCTGGGCCGGCGATTCTGCCGGAGGAAGTACTCAAGGAAGCCGCCGCCGAGCTGGTCGATTACCAGGGTACCGGCATGTCCATCATGGAAATGAGCCACCGCGGCAAGGACTATTCCGCCGTGCACGACGAGTGCATCGCCAACATCAAGGAACTGCTCAACATTCCCGAAGGCTACAGCGTGCTCTTCATGACCGGCGGCGCCTCCACCCAGTTCCCGCTCATCCCGATGAACCTGCTCGGCGAAGGCGAAACGGCCGACTACACCAACTCCGGTGCCTGGGCGAAAAAGGCCATCCAGGAAGCCCAGATGCTCGGCAACGTCAACATTGCCGCCGACTGCGGCAAGGAAATCCCCACCCGCGTCCCGACCATCGACGAGCTACAATTGACCGACGGCGCGGCCTACCTGCACATCACCTCCAACGAAACCATCTCCGGTGCCCAGTGGAAGGAATTCCCCGAACACGACTGCCTGATCGCCGACATGTCGTCCGACATCCTCAGCCGCCCGCTCGACGTCTCCAAATTCGGCCTCATCTACGCCGGCGCCCAGAAAAACCTTGGCCCGGCCGGCATCACGCTGGTCATCATCAAGGACGAGTTGGCTGAAAAATGCCCCGACACCGTCCCGACCATCTTCCGCTACAAGACGCACATCGAAAACAACTCGCTCTACAACACCGTGCCGACCTTCCCCGTCTACATGCTCTGCCTCGTCACCCGCTGGCTCAAGGCCCAAGGCGGACTCGAAGGCATGCAGAAGATCAACGAAGCCAAAGCCGCCAAGCTCTACGACCTGTTCGACAGCTCCGACTTCTACAACGGCACCGCCGTCAAGGAGTTCCGTTCCACCATGAACGTCACCTGGCGCCTGCCAACCGAAGAGCTCGAAGCCGAGTTCATCGCCGAAGCCGCCAAGCAAAACCTCAAGACGCTCAAGGGGCACCGCTCCGTCGGCGGCATCCGCGCCTCCATCTACAACGCCTTCCCGACGGAAGGCATCGACGCGCTGATCGCCTTCATGAAGGAGTTCGAAGCCAAGCATTCGTGA
- a CDS encoding Gfo/Idh/MocA family protein, which translates to MNNRRSFIQRTAVAGASLPMFSIGQGGVSPNAKLNHASFGAAGMAMADIKNLTRNGDVNLVAVAEVDENRLVQVKELFPDVRVYKDWRVLLEKEGGNLDSVNVSTPDHMHGPIGITAMKMGLPVYGQKPLAQNLYETRRMAEIAKETGVVTQMGTQLTSTTYERLTARMIQDGVIGKVKEVHMFSHKTWGDPNPLPDRTDPVPAGFEWDLWLGVAKERPYLDKYYHPGNWRCRLDFGTGTLGDMGCHIYSPMFQALGVRTPLSVKSLGQVPNASNWAIDEKFEYIFPGNAFTAGDTVKVTWTDGALRPPQEFLEMFGEQMPQQGSIFIGTEGILLQPHTQLPVPYPREKFAEYRYPKIKARNHWDDFVKAVKGEQVKPLADFHDYGGPLTETVLLGALASRFPGETLKWDAKNLRFENNKAANQFIRREYRKGWDVEGLS; encoded by the coding sequence ATGAATAACAGACGATCTTTCATCCAACGCACGGCGGTGGCCGGCGCGAGCCTGCCGATGTTTTCCATCGGGCAGGGGGGCGTGTCGCCCAACGCGAAGCTGAACCATGCGAGTTTCGGCGCGGCGGGCATGGCGATGGCGGATATCAAGAACCTGACCCGCAACGGCGATGTGAACCTGGTTGCCGTTGCCGAGGTGGATGAAAACCGCCTGGTGCAGGTGAAGGAATTGTTTCCGGACGTCCGCGTCTATAAGGATTGGCGCGTCCTGCTGGAGAAGGAGGGCGGGAACCTCGATTCGGTGAATGTTTCCACGCCCGACCATATGCATGGCCCCATCGGGATTACGGCCATGAAAATGGGGCTCCCGGTTTATGGCCAGAAGCCTCTGGCGCAGAACCTGTATGAAACCCGGCGCATGGCCGAGATCGCGAAGGAAACCGGCGTTGTGACCCAGATGGGCACGCAGCTCACCTCCACCACCTATGAACGCCTGACGGCGCGCATGATCCAGGATGGCGTCATCGGCAAGGTTAAGGAGGTTCATATGTTCAGCCATAAAACCTGGGGCGACCCCAATCCGCTTCCCGACCGCACCGACCCGGTTCCGGCTGGCTTCGAGTGGGATTTGTGGCTCGGCGTTGCGAAGGAGCGTCCGTACCTCGATAAATACTACCATCCCGGAAATTGGCGCTGCCGCCTCGACTTCGGGACCGGCACGCTGGGGGATATGGGCTGCCATATCTACAGCCCCATGTTCCAGGCCTTGGGCGTCCGTACCCCGCTCTCCGTTAAATCGCTGGGCCAGGTGCCGAATGCCTCCAACTGGGCGATCGACGAAAAGTTTGAATATATCTTCCCCGGCAATGCCTTCACCGCCGGAGATACCGTTAAGGTGACCTGGACCGATGGCGCGCTCCGCCCCCCTCAGGAGTTCCTGGAAATGTTCGGTGAACAGATGCCGCAGCAGGGTTCGATCTTTATCGGTACGGAAGGCATTCTGCTGCAACCCCACACGCAACTCCCGGTTCCGTATCCCCGCGAAAAGTTCGCCGAGTACCGCTATCCGAAAATCAAGGCACGCAACCATTGGGACGATTTTGTGAAGGCGGTGAAGGGCGAGCAGGTGAAACCCCTGGCCGACTTCCACGACTATGGCGGACCATTGACCGAAACCGTATTGCTTGGCGCACTGGCCTCGCGCTTCCCCGGCGAAACGCTGAAGTGGGATGCCAAGAACCTGCGCTTTGAAAACAACAAGGCCGCCAACCAGTTCATCCGCCGCGAATACCGCAAGGGCTGGGACGTCGAGGGGCTTTCGTGA
- a CDS encoding Gfo/Idh/MocA family protein produces MIRVGIIGMGFMGGVHFRNWQALDDAQVVAVCDANPITAKKGNIETGSDELNLERVAIFTDVADMLASTELDAVSVALPTHLHKALSIQCLEAGVHVLCEKPMALSVEDCDAMIAAAHSAGKQLMIAQCIRFWPEYAWVKQAVGSGDYGQVLAADFSRLTYAPGWDADSWYSDPSKSGGIALDLHIHDLDFIQYLFGSPAGIRSSVVRFGNGVPGHVATQLDYQNNSAVSATASWMMPEPFGFGMSFRIVFEKAAVSFDGTSLKVCPSAGETFVAEVAEGDGYKAEIEYFAALLSGETNEIKITPEQARESVRMALETTSK; encoded by the coding sequence GTGATTCGCGTTGGCATCATCGGCATGGGCTTCATGGGCGGTGTGCACTTCCGCAACTGGCAGGCGCTGGACGATGCGCAGGTGGTTGCCGTGTGCGATGCCAACCCCATCACCGCGAAGAAAGGCAACATTGAGACCGGATCGGACGAACTCAACCTTGAGCGTGTCGCGATCTTCACGGATGTGGCCGACATGCTGGCTTCCACGGAGCTCGATGCGGTTTCCGTCGCCCTGCCCACGCATCTGCACAAGGCCCTATCCATCCAATGCCTGGAAGCCGGCGTGCACGTGCTTTGTGAAAAGCCGATGGCGCTCTCGGTCGAGGATTGCGATGCCATGATTGCCGCAGCCCACTCCGCCGGCAAGCAGCTGATGATTGCCCAGTGCATCCGCTTCTGGCCGGAATATGCATGGGTCAAGCAGGCGGTGGGAAGCGGCGACTATGGCCAGGTGCTCGCCGCCGATTTTTCGCGGCTAACCTATGCGCCGGGCTGGGATGCCGACAGCTGGTACTCCGATCCTTCCAAGAGCGGCGGCATTGCACTGGACCTGCATATCCACGACCTCGACTTCATTCAATACCTCTTCGGTTCGCCGGCGGGGATCCGGTCGTCGGTTGTCCGTTTCGGAAACGGGGTGCCAGGACACGTGGCAACCCAGCTCGACTACCAAAACAATAGCGCCGTTTCGGCCACCGCCAGTTGGATGATGCCGGAACCGTTCGGCTTCGGGATGTCCTTCCGGATCGTCTTCGAAAAGGCGGCGGTCAGCTTTGATGGAACTTCCCTGAAGGTTTGCCCTTCCGCAGGAGAGACATTTGTTGCCGAAGTGGCCGAAGGCGACGGCTACAAGGCCGAGATCGAATATTTCGCCGCCCTCCTGTCTGGTGAAACAAACGAAATAAAAATCACTCCGGAGCAGGCGCGCGAGTCCGTGCGCATGGCGTTGGAGACCACGTCGAAATGA
- a CDS encoding thrombospondin type 3 repeat-containing protein, giving the protein MIDGYPYYSTNYKEQWLTQADGSFPSNTWLVRSDWNLMLSFGTNYVAANIDNRIVDPAAGDVIDLGEIMLHPVDDDANGIADFWETQNEVTDPDADPDKDGMDNRSEYLAGTDPHDGASCFKVDAVRRETQGHVVEWTPMEGRTYEVWWTPSLDRGFQLLESDLAYPVGSYTDAVHTASASGYYKVVLRYPTKDDSDGDGLPNIWEGLYFASPVSAIARYDADGDGQTNAEEFVAGTDPTNATSYHRVESIRHDSAGTVIEWSPASNRVYSVLWADRPGGTFKVLATDIEYPQNSWTDTVDHAVSSGCYKLDVKIKEGE; this is encoded by the coding sequence ATGATAGACGGCTATCCCTACTACTCTACCAACTACAAAGAACAATGGCTTACGCAAGCCGACGGCAGCTTCCCCTCCAACACTTGGCTTGTCCGTTCCGACTGGAACCTCATGCTCAGCTTCGGAACGAACTACGTGGCAGCCAACATCGACAACCGGATTGTCGATCCCGCCGCGGGGGATGTTATCGATCTCGGTGAGATTATGCTGCATCCTGTCGATGATGACGCAAACGGCATTGCCGACTTCTGGGAAACCCAAAACGAGGTGACCGACCCCGACGCCGACCCGGACAAGGATGGGATGGACAACCGCAGCGAGTACCTTGCCGGAACCGACCCGCACGACGGGGCATCCTGTTTCAAGGTCGATGCCGTGCGGCGTGAAACGCAAGGTCATGTGGTTGAGTGGACTCCCATGGAAGGCCGTACCTATGAGGTGTGGTGGACGCCGAGCCTGGATCGCGGATTCCAGCTACTCGAATCCGATCTGGCCTATCCAGTCGGCAGCTACACGGATGCGGTGCACACCGCCTCCGCATCCGGCTACTACAAGGTGGTGCTGCGCTATCCGACCAAAGATGACTCTGACGGCGACGGCCTTCCGAATATTTGGGAGGGGCTCTACTTCGCCTCGCCGGTCTCTGCAATCGCAAGGTACGACGCCGACGGCGATGGGCAAACCAATGCGGAGGAATTCGTTGCGGGTACAGACCCGACAAATGCAACCTCCTACCACCGGGTTGAATCGATCCGGCACGATTCGGCAGGCACGGTGATCGAATGGTCTCCGGCCAGCAACCGTGTCTACAGCGTGCTATGGGCGGACAGGCCGGGCGGAACCTTCAAGGTGCTGGCGACGGATATCGAATATCCTCAGAACAGCTGGACTGACACGGTCGATCACGCCGTAAGCAGCGGGTGCTACAAGCTTGATGTAAAGATCAAGGAAGGCGAATAG
- a CDS encoding PDZ domain-containing protein translates to MMKCALIAIALLITLDVQAGDYIQLAAKINGHEVNLAYDTGCEAFVLFESTVREIGIKWDEPKPTVAFHPGKVNLGYTEQVNLEIVGLSLKGRCRVLDPPLSDDLKIDGLIPWSFFREGILYFNSHEYGMDGLNELPDDIADWKAFRLKKSVPLLVFEIDAADGSTIDVMIDTGADIGVALPRNKFADWRKNHPESPAAVNDGHTAYSGRNVDEICWAEQISVGDLTISGVPVGPLYRGLEYNSELYDIVLGLYAISRMELIVDYPNGTLYIKPNPRPPREYVHNRLGAVFVSSNSDAGDLIAHVIKDSAAYEAGVRNGDVLVKVDGVGIEDGNSASGISTLSQFWSKPHGTKLNLELRRGDKPFEVSVILQDILPPKKGSRVDPRISSTQIY, encoded by the coding sequence ATGATGAAGTGTGCATTGATCGCCATTGCTCTGCTCATTACTCTGGATGTGCAAGCCGGGGATTACATACAACTTGCGGCTAAGATCAACGGTCATGAAGTGAATCTTGCATACGATACCGGATGTGAGGCCTTCGTTCTGTTCGAGTCAACCGTTCGGGAGATTGGTATCAAGTGGGATGAACCCAAACCTACTGTGGCTTTTCACCCTGGGAAGGTAAACCTTGGCTATACTGAGCAGGTTAATCTTGAGATTGTAGGGTTAAGCCTGAAGGGGCGGTGTCGTGTCCTTGATCCACCGTTGAGCGATGATCTCAAGATAGATGGGCTCATTCCTTGGAGCTTCTTCAGGGAGGGTATTCTCTATTTTAATTCCCATGAGTACGGTATGGATGGGCTGAATGAGCTTCCTGATGATATAGCTGACTGGAAAGCCTTCAGGCTAAAGAAATCAGTTCCACTGCTTGTTTTTGAGATCGATGCTGCAGATGGGAGTACAATTGATGTCATGATAGATACCGGGGCGGACATAGGTGTAGCGTTGCCGAGAAACAAGTTTGCTGACTGGAGAAAGAATCATCCTGAAAGTCCTGCAGCTGTAAATGACGGTCATACTGCCTACAGTGGACGGAATGTAGATGAGATATGCTGGGCTGAGCAGATTTCAGTCGGTGATCTTACTATATCCGGTGTTCCGGTCGGACCTCTCTACAGAGGACTGGAGTATAACAGTGAACTCTACGATATAGTCCTGGGGCTATATGCTATATCCCGGATGGAACTCATCGTGGATTACCCTAATGGGACGTTGTACATAAAGCCGAACCCTAGACCTCCACGTGAATATGTACATAATCGTCTTGGTGCAGTTTTTGTATCATCAAATTCTGATGCCGGGGACCTGATTGCCCATGTGATTAAAGATAGTGCGGCCTATGAAGCCGGTGTCAGGAACGGGGATGTTCTTGTGAAGGTGGATGGGGTGGGTATTGAGGATGGAAACTCAGCTTCAGGAATATCTACTTTATCGCAGTTCTGGTCTAAGCCGCACGGGACGAAGCTGAACCTTGAACTTAGACGTGGCGACAAGCCCTTTGAGGTGTCGGTCATACTTCAGGACATACTTCCTCCTAAGAAAGGTAGCCGAGTTGACCCTCGTATTTCTTCCACTCAGATTTACTGA
- the istB gene encoding IS21-like element helper ATPase IstB: MSAQTSSHVLLEHYLKTLKLPSILREHRKMASVCQAERADYSTYLLRLIEQEILDREQRAAERRLKSARFPVVKTLDSFRFEEQPSINQPLVRELAHGEFIKERENVLLIGNSGTGKTHLATALAFAACQMGFKVRFFGVTALVTQLLERREERQLDRFFKQLERSDLLVLDELGYVPFSKMGAELLFEVVSRAYERTSLVVTTNLPFESWTEVMGSQRLTGALLDRLTHRVHILEANGESFRLQDSLRRRGQRQKTKKP, translated from the coding sequence ATGAGTGCACAGACCTCGTCACACGTACTGCTGGAGCACTACCTCAAAACGCTCAAGCTGCCGAGTATCCTGCGGGAGCACCGCAAGATGGCCTCGGTCTGCCAGGCCGAACGGGCCGATTACTCGACCTATTTGCTGCGGCTCATCGAACAGGAGATCCTCGACCGGGAACAACGGGCCGCCGAACGCCGACTCAAGTCCGCCCGTTTCCCCGTTGTGAAAACCCTCGACAGCTTCCGGTTCGAGGAGCAGCCCTCGATCAACCAGCCTTTGGTGAGGGAACTAGCCCATGGCGAGTTTATCAAGGAGCGGGAGAACGTGCTGCTGATCGGCAACAGCGGAACCGGAAAAACCCACCTCGCCACCGCCCTGGCCTTCGCCGCCTGCCAGATGGGCTTCAAGGTGCGGTTCTTCGGCGTCACCGCCCTGGTCACGCAGTTGCTCGAACGCCGGGAGGAAAGGCAGCTTGACCGGTTCTTCAAGCAACTCGAGCGCTCCGACCTGCTCGTTCTCGATGAACTCGGCTACGTTCCGTTCTCCAAAATGGGGGCCGAACTGCTCTTCGAGGTCGTCAGTCGGGCCTACGAGCGCACCAGCCTCGTGGTGACCACCAACCTGCCCTTCGAATCGTGGACGGAGGTGATGGGCTCCCAGCGGCTTACCGGAGCCTTGCTCGACCGCCTGACCCACCGGGTCCATATCCTCGAGGCCAATGGTGAAAGCTTCAGGTTGCAGGACTCATTGCGCCGCCGGGGACAGCGGCAGAAAACAAAGAAACCGTAG